ATTTCGCAGTGCCGCCCGCTGAAAAATTCGAAAACAGAGTTTTCGCATACGATCCGGCCAACGCCAGACTGTTTGCGGAAAAATCTCCTGTAGACTGACCGGTTACATCCCGGCCCTGCAGCGTTCCATAATTTTTGTACACAACCGAGAGTCCGGCTGTTCCCGGACCGACCTGCGGCTTGACGTATCCGATAAAGCCGCTGTTAAAGTCGACTAGATCATTCGTATACGTAAACGATGCGGATTGATTTTCAAAATCTGCGATTCCGGCCGGATTGTAAAAAAGCGCTGACACATCCGATGATACCGCTGAAAACGCGCCGGCCATCGCAGCAGGCCGCGCAGCAACTTGTGTTTTTAAAAACTGAAACCCGGAGGTTCCGACAGAACCGGCTGCATAAATTTGAGAAATGAAAAACAAACTGGCGAGTAGTACTGTCTTTTTCATAGCAGGCGCGTTCTCCATGTCAAGACAAAAGAGAGCCACCTGTCGGAGTTGAACCGACGACCTACTCATTACGAGTGAGTTGCTCTACCTCTGAGCTAAGGTGGCAAATAATCATTTAATTTAATGCATTTATCGATTATTTGCAAGAAAAAACTATTTGCTGTAACCAATATATGCCCGGCTTTTATTATCTAACCATGCTCCCGTTCTCAAGTTCCTGATTCCGTCAGTTTTTTTCCGGCACCTCGGGCAGGGAATGCTGAAAGGTCTCTCCGTAGATTTGCCAGATGGTGACAAACAAGGCAGCCACAATCGGACCGATGATAAACCCGGCCAGACCAAACATACTTAGACCGCCCAGTGTACTGAAAAATATCAGCAACTGGTGCATTTGCGTATCCCGCCCCACCAAAACAGGCCGGAGAAAGTTGTCCACCATCCCGATAATGAGTATCCCGAACGCCGTCAAACCGGCTGCCTGAAGCCATTTCCCGGATACTGCAAACAAAAGTGCGGCCGGGCCCCAGATTAATGCTGATCCCACCCCCGGAATGATCGACAAAACTGTCATACAGGTGGCCCAAAACAACACACTGTTCATCCCGGTGATGTAAAAGGCAAGTCCGCCCAGTCCGCCCTGAATCATGCCGATAACAAAGGTGCCTTTGATGGTGGCCCGGGTAACCGAGGTGAACCTGGCCAGCATCCGGTTTTCATCTTTACCGGGCAGCGGCAGATAATAAAGAATGGTGCGCAGCAGTTTTTCACCATCCAGCAGGAAAAAAAAGAGTGTATAAAGAAACACAAAAAACAAGAATATAAAGTTGACCGTGGACATGGTTGCGGCCGAAAGGCTGTTGATCATAAACGTGCTGACGGAATCAACAATTTGTCCGGCTTTTTGTACAATCTCTACCTGATAGGTCTGCAATGTCTGCTGAAAAGGCAAGCCTTTCAGAAGATTGTCAAACAGATCCGGAGAGTTCAGTCGTTCCTGAACCCAGGGTGCTACTGACTGACTTATTTTAATGGCCTGTGATGCAACGATTCCGAGCAATCCCAAAAGCGGCAGTAAAATAACCAGTAAAATCAAAAGCAGGGTCAGAGATGCAGACAGCGCTCTCCGCTGTCCCAATAACCGGTACAGTTTCGTATACATGGGACGCGCCATGCCGCTGAACACACCCGCCAGAAAAATAACCAACAGGAACTGACGGATCATGGCAAAAAACATGAAAGAAATCACCAGCAAAAGCATAAAGAGGGCTGCCTGCGCCAGGTAACGGGAATTCATAGATCAATCCTCATGCTTGACAGGGTACAAAGGCTGACCACAAGACGATTATAACCTTATAATAGGAAAAATTTTATACATTCACAAGTGTCCTGTCAGCGGCGAAAACGTATCAGTATAATACATTTCAAATCATCAGGATCAGCTATTGATTTATTTATCTAATTGATTTTATTGCTTTTGAATCACAAGCGAAATATTGGAACAGGCTTTGCTTTTACATAGTCAAAATCATTCATTACGCTCAACGGAGCCTTTTATGATCATCCGAGAAAAACCCTGCATCACCACCCTGTCTGAAGGAAATGACGGCCTGAGCGCGGCCTTGAGCTCGTGGATGTTTTCAATGTGCCTGGCGGGTCTTGGCTATCAAACCATACTCATCCAGACGGATACCTCACCGATACAGTTTGACCCTGATACAGGAATCCGACATCAACTGACCCAGCACCTGCATGCCACCTGCATGCCGACTCTGCAGACTCTGGTGCTGCCGATTGAAAACACCAGCAATCGGAACCAGCAGTTCGAATCCTTTATCCGTTCCATTCGCACCTTGCCGGCGGAATACATCATTATGGATTTGGGAACCGCAAAAACAGAATTTGATCATATTGCAATGGCCTTTGCTGATATCCCGGTTTATTTAATGACGGATGAACCCGCCTCCGTCATTAAAGCGTATCATCTGATTCGTTCGACGTTGTTGACGAAATTAAAGTTTTATATTGACGATACAGAGGTTTATCAACGCTTTCAGCAGTGCGGCGTGCTGAGGGACGGGCCTTTTTTGAATACACTTTCAAACTGCATGGAAAAACTAAAGGACATTGACCCCTGGATACACGATAAAATTCAAAAATGCAAGACTGATTTTTCTCCGCATACGGTTGTGCTCAACAACACTGTACAATATGATTACCAGCAGCTGCTGTGTTCTGCAGTTCAGGAATACCTGGACCTGTCATTGAACTGCTGGGGAAGCATGTGCGATAAAAGCCATTGGGGACAGCCGGCCAGAATGACATTCAATTCGAGCCTTGCCCGCTACAACTCCAAAGTGGTCTCAATGGTGATCCGCCATATACTGGCAGAGACCAGCGAATCTGTCAGTCATGGTCGGTATCATAAAGATACATTCCGGCACATTTTCACTCATGACAATACTGTAAAACACCATGAAATGATCTCATTAAACTGAAACTTCCTCCACATCCATACGGCAGGCCGGTCGCCGCCGGTCTGTCGCTTTACAGCATCATCGAAAATTCCGTACCTGTTCCTTTTTCGCTCTTGACACGCAATTTTCCGCCATGATCGCAGACAATTTTTTCCGACAGAAACAACCCAATCCCAGACCCCTCTTTTTTGGTTGTGAAATCCGGTTCAAAAATTCGCGCCATCATCGCTTCATCCATTCCGCAGCCCGTATCCCGAACCCGTATGCATACCCCGTTGGGTCCTGTCCCGCCCTTTTCAATCCGCACCGATACGGTGTCACCCGTTTGACTGGCTTCGAGAGCATTTTTGATCAGGTTATGCAGCGCGCGTCTCAATTGCTGTTCATCAACCTCGATTACAAACTCATCCTGCGCATCCATACGGATGTCAATTTCGTTTTGCTGATTCCGAAACAACTGCACAGAATCACGAACAATAGCTGAAACGGATTGGCGAGCGGGTTCCAGCAGCGGCATACGCGCAAATTGTGAAAATTCCGTGGTGATCTTGCGGATGCATGCAATCTCTTCCTTTATAATTCTGAGGGCTTCCGCCACATCCGAGTTGAGCGACTTTTCTTCAGACAGACTGGATTCCAGCCGGTACAAGGATATCTCTATGGGGGTGAGAGGATTTTTAATCTCATGCGAGACCTGCCGCGCGATTTCACGCCAGGCAGTCGCGCGCTCCATTCGTTTTAACTGCTTGCGGTATTCCTGCAGTTCATCCGCCATGCTGTTAAAGGTAGATACCAGAAAGGCCATTTCTCCTTTCGCTTTGATATGCACACGATGAGAGAGCCGGCCTTGTGCAATCAGCTTCATGCCTTTGGAGAGTTTTCGAATGGGTTCACTCACCCCTGAAGCAATCCAGCGCGACAACGCCAGGGACAGACTTGAGAGCAACAGAACAAAAACAACCAGGACAATGCCGATTATGCGTTCCTCAATAAACGTCTGATGCAAAAAGCTCAGGGCGGAAAACTGGCGGTGCGCCGTAGAGATGTCCTGCACCACACCGGATATCTCCTCCGGTATCCGGTATCCTGTAAAGGCAATGCTGCTGTCCGGCAGCACATAATAGCTTTCAAAAAACGACACTGTATCAATTTTTTCGATGTGACCGTATGCCAGTCGATCCTTAAAATCAGTCGATATTGAAAAGTGTCCGGGCACATCCTCATCGTCATGCACGGATTCAAATTCACTCAGATACACTGAATCCTGTTGTATTTCAACAATTCCGAAATAATCCAGATCAAAAGCTCGCAGCGTGGCCGGCAACACGCGCGTGTTTGTCATTTCTCTCAAAATACGCTGACCGCGTTCGTTCAGCTGCGATCGGATCACATTCAGGGAGCTGACAAGCGCACGTTCCACCCGGGGAAGTGTTAATATTTCCGTACTCTTGCTTAGAAACCGGCTGGCCAGCCAAGTCAGGGGCAGAACAGGAACAATGATCAGAATGAAAAACAAAACCGCCAGTCGCGCCTGAAATATCGAACGCTTGCGGATTCGAAACCACATCCACAAGGCCGGCGCCACCACCAGTCCCCCTGCAAGTAAGAGCCAGGTTTCGACATTCAATGCAGCGTCCTCACTCTACCCTCCCATTCGTTTTCGTTTGATAAAATACTGCAACAGTGCGTGATCGAAGGGCTGTTGGGTGTCCATCAGCACATAGTCGATACGGTTCGCCAGACATTTTGTTTTGTAGGTTTCTATAAACTCCCGCACCTTTTTCTGATAATCATTCCGGATATGCCACGGCTGGGTGGGCAGGCTCTCACCGGTTTCCATGTCCTGGAACACGCCGTCCTGATCAAAGTCAAACGAGCGTTCCAGGGGATCGAGAATGTGGAACACAATAACCTCATGCTTGTTGTGGCGAAAATGTTTGAGTCCGGCCAATACTTTGTCAGGGTCATCCAGAAGATCGGAAAACAGCAGAATCAAACCCCGCCGCCGTATCCGGTCCGCAAGCAGCATGCAATGTCTCGGCGATATTGGTTTCCGCACCGGTCTCTATCTCTCCCATTTCCTGCAGCAAGATATTCAGAAATGAAGGCACAGACCGGGGCGGCAGGTATCGTTTGCAGTGTTTCATCAAATGTTACCATTCCTACCGCATCCCGCTGTTTGATCATCAAATAGGCAAGAGCGGCCGCCAGATAGCGGCTGTATTCGAATTTTGTGATGGTATGAGATGTATAATTCATGGATGCCGAGGTATCCAGCAGAATCATACTCTTGAGATTCGTCTCTTCCTCGAATTGCTTGACATAATACCGGTCGGTTTTGGCATACACTTTCCAGTCAATATGGCGCGTGTCATCGCCGGCCATGTAAGGCCGATGTTCTGCAAATTCAACGCTGAATCCGTGATAAGGACTACGGTGCAGACCTGTGATAAACCCTTCCACCACCAGCCGGGCGATCAGGTTCAGATTGGACAACCGGGATACAGCTTCCGGTTTCAGGATATCTTTGTATTTGCTGTTGGAATTCGCCATATCTCAGGAGCCGTCAATTAATTTTGTAATAATCTGTGTGGAATCGATGCCTTCAGCTTCCGCATTAAAATTGATCACAATTCTGTGACGGAGCACCGGCCGGGATACGGCGTTCACATCCTCAATATCAGGTGTGGTGCGCCCATGCAGAATAGCCCGGGTTTTTGCGCCCAGGATCAAATACTGTGACGCCCTCGGTCCGGCGCCCCAGTTGATCCAGTCACGGACAAAATCCGGCGCTTTGGTGTCCGAGGGACGAGTACGCCGCACCAGCGCCACAGCATACTCAATGACCGCGTCAGCAACCGGGACACGGCGGACCAGATTCTGAAGGGCAATAATCTCATCGGCGTGCAGAACCGGCTGCAAGTCCGCTTTGAGTTCACTGGTGGTCAGACGCACAATCTCCCGCTCTTCAATCTCTGACGGATAATCCACCCAGAGATTGAACATAAACCGGTCAAGCTGCGCTTCCGGAAGCGGATAGGTACCTTCCTGCTCAATTGGATTCTGGGTCGCCAGCACAAAAAACGGTTCTGTCAGCTGGAATGTTTCACCGGCTGCACTGACCTCGTGTTCCTGCATCGCCTGCAGCAGTGCGGACTGGGTTTTAGGCGGAGTCCGGTTGATCTCATCCGCCAGCACAATATTCGCAAACACCGGACCGCGCACAAATTTAAAGGCTTTTTTACCGGTGGACTTGTCTTCTTCAATCACTTCCGTTCCCGTAATATCCGAGGGCATCAGGTCCGGTGTGAACTGGATGCGGCTAAAACTCAAATCCAGAACCCGGGAAACCGTGCTGATTAACAATGTTTTTGCCAGGCCGGGCACACCGACCAGCAGACAGTGGCCGCGTGACAGCAGCGCGATCAAAAGTTCGTTCACTATCTGACGCTGTCCCACAATAACCTTGTCTATTTGTTCAACAATCGTCTGATGAGCCTGTTGGAGCTGTTCCACATTCCGGACATCATCGCGTGTCTTATCAATCATAACTCCTCCTCATATTCATTTCAGAACAAGAAATTAGACATTTTTATCCGCAAAGTCAACAAGTGCTCACATTGGAATTTGATTGTATTGAAAATATTTGTATCTTTTCATCTATGAATGAAAGAACAGACATAAAATCCAAACAACACCTCATCGGTATGACCCGGTCGGAACTGGAGCAGTTTGTCCTGTCGCTCGGGGAAAAAAAGTTTCGCGGCCGGCAGATTTACCAATGGATTTACCAAAAAGATGCCCGCTCTTTTGACGCAATGACCGATCTTTCCACGAACTTTCGAGACACGCTCCCGGCATTAGCGGAAATCGGGCATTTGACCTGCCTGGAAACGCGCGGTACAGAGGAAACCGGGTCGGTAAAATATTTATTCAGACTGTCTGACGGAGAATGTGTGGAGAGCGTTCTGATTCCTGATGAAAACCGGCGCACTTTGTGTGTTTCCGCGCAGATCGGCTGCGCCCTCAACTGCCGGTTTTGCGCCACCGCAAAAATCGGATTCCACCGCAACCTGACGTCCGGCGAAATCGTGGACCAACTCTTGTACATAAAACACGCGACCGGCAAACCGATAACCAATGTCGTGTATATGGGAATGGGAGAACCGTTTCAGAATTACACAGCCGTCATAAAAGCCGCAGATCTAATGTCCGACCCGCAGGGTATGGCAACGAGTCCGCGCCGGATTGTCATTTCCACAGCCGGAATTGCAGACAAAATCATTCAATTCACAGATGAAGGCCAAAAGTACAGGCTGGCCCTGTCATTAAACTCGCCGTTTCAGGATGAGAGACGTGAACTCATGCCGGTCACACGCCAATGGAATCTGGATGAACTGCTGCAGGCGGCCCGATATTACACCCGGATATCCGGCAACAAACTAACGTTCGAGTATGTACTGTTTGCAGAACTCAATGATACCCGAAAGCATGCCCTTGCATTGAAAGACATTTTAAAATCCGTAAACAGCAAGCTGAATCTGATCCCCTACAACGCCGTGGACGATCAATTCAAGCGTCCGGGGCCGGAAAAAGTAGATCAATTTGTCCAATGGCTGCTGCCGCTCAAAGCGGGACTGTCTGTACGCTGGAGCCGGGGCACGGATATCAAGGCAGCCTGCGGTCAGCTTGCCGGTGAGGAGAATCAACGGAAAATCCAATCAGGGAGGTAAAACAGATGCAACGCAAACCGGTAATCGGTGTAATGGGCGGTTCCACCGTCAGCTCCAAAGTAACCCGGGAAGCTTATGAACTGGGACAACAAATTGCGAAAAACGGCTGGGTACTGTTAAACGGAGGACGCGACGCCGGCGTGATGCGCGCTTCGGCGGAAGGCGCCAAGAGTAAAAACGGACTCACTCTGGGGATATTAATGGGAGCATCCAAACACCAGGCCAATCCCTATATCGACATTCCGATTTGTACCAATATGGGAGATGCTCGCAATGTCATCAATGTCCTGAGCAGCGATATCATCGTTGCCTGTCCCGGTTCCGCCGGAACATTATCGGAAATTGCACTGGCGCTGAAAAACAATAAAACCGTAATTTCCCTGCACACACCGGTTCCATCGGTGATCGAAGAATATGAATCCGCCGGTCAATTTATACTCGTCCATTCGGTTTCAGAGTGCATCGAAGAAATTGAAGCGTGGCTGAACGAGTCGCAGTTAAAAATCTGAACGCCGTTCCAGTTCTTCCAGTTTGCGGTCTATGGCATCCAGGGCATTTTTTAGCTGCCGATCATTTTTCAGCAATTCAGAATATTTCCGGTCAATACTCTGTTCATAATTTTTAAATTCTTTGCGCAAATGATCCACTGTTTCACAAATATGTTCGTGACGTTTTTCAATCACCGATAAACGAGTATTGATCCATTCATCTCTTGTTTCAAACTGCTTCTGAATTCGCATCAAGAGTGCGGTACTGTTTACACTATCATGCGAGACCGAATAAATATCATTTTTGATTGAATCAATGGATGCGGAATGCTTTTGCAATTGTTCGAGACAATTGTTTACACTGTCCGCCAGCCTCTTTTGTGACTCTTTAAGAGAGCCCATCCGGTTTTGTAGCGGCTTGCTGATGCGCTGATGCGAAATTAACGTGCTGATGACGATCGCCAAAAGCACACTGACAACCACGGTAAATCCGGTGCGCAAACCCTGATGAGGTATTCGTGGCGCTTTTGATTTGTTCTGGTTCATTCTCTCAATCCTCGCGAATTCATTTTCCGGTTTACAATAGATTATCAAATGAATGGCAAAGAATCAACCTTTTTTTTAAAGATAGGATGTTTTTTTCGGGGATAAAAAAACTGCTGCGTTTTGGGAAAATTATAGAAACGCAGCAGTTGTAATCCGAGCGATCGGATTTGCAGAAAGGAACATCGGAGTTTTACTCATCATGTTTCAACGCAGCAGCGTTAATGTGCGCATGATCTTTTTGGGACCAAAAGAAAGCACACAAATATAGACACCACTCTCCACCAGCTGTTGCGCTGTATCTCTGCCGTTCCAGTAAAGCGAATAATCTCCTTTTTCAAGATTTTTGGATAAAACATTACAAACCCTGGTTCCTTGCGGAGTAAATATATCAATCGTGACAATTCCCGGATCGTGCACAACCAATTTCAATTCCTGTTGGGGTGAAAAGGGCATCGAACGAGTTCTAAAATCCACTTCGATCAGATCGGTTGTATCCAGATCCGATACATTTCGTATCATGCTGTTCGCACGCGTCAAGGGCGCAACAAGAAAAACAGCAATTAGGATGTGATAATAAATCGTTTTCAATTCTGCCTCCAGTTTTGAACATCTGACAGACCCATATACAAATACAGTGCCACATCCGATATTAAAAAAATAAAATACATATTATTCTTTGAAACTGTTATAATTTGTTTTTAATGAATTTACGAAATAGACCACAAAACCATTCCGTTACAGAAACGAGTCGGCAGTTTGTATTGCGTTTCTCACTGTTTCGTTGTTAAACAATATAGAAAAAGCGGACAGTTTTTTCTCGGAGAAATTCCTGCATCAAGGCCCCTGTCTTGATGCAGGTCATAGTATTCATTATTTTAATATAGCTGTTAACGTTTTTTCACAATTGAGCACAGCGGATACCGGACATCCGTCCTTGGCCTGATTGGCGACCGTTTGAAACGTATCGTTATCAATATCCGGAATTTGCGCTTCAAGGCTTAGATGCGATCCGGTTATTTCAAATCCTTCACCTTTTTTATCAAGGGTCAGCGTGGCCTCGACATGCAGGGATTCTGTCGTGAAATCCTGTTCAGCCAGCATGGCACTGAGCGCCATGGCAAAGCACCCGGCATGCGCCGCCGCGATCAATTCTTCCGGATTGGTGCCCTGTTTGCCTTCTTTGTCTTCAAACCGTGACTTGAACGAATAAGCCTGATCCTGCAGGACTTTACTCTGAGTGGACAATACACCGGAACCCTGGGGACCTTTACCTTTCCAAACGGCTTTTGCGGTTCGTTTCATATTTTGACTCCTTTCTTGTTTTACAATAACACTGTAATCTCTACAACAGAAAAAGAATAAAAAATCTTTCAAAATAATCTTGCGGTCAATTCGGAAAACCTGTATCTTAAAATATGTTTCAAACTATTAAATCCATATGGTCACCGGATGATTTTCACGAGACATCAAAAGCCCCTTATTTTGAAGGCTGGTTCTATCGATTTACAGATGCAGCTCGCCGAAACACTCTGGCCGTCATTCCCGGCTTTTATCGCTCACCCGAATCCCGGGAACACGCTTTTATTATGATCCTGAACGGCCGTACCCGTCAAACAGCGTACAAAAAATTTCCGGCAGATCAATTCAGGGCATCTGGTAAATCACATCACATCGCTATCGGGAACAATATTTTCAGTCATGACAAAGTACATCTCGAATTAGATGTTCTAAGCGGCGCCCTGAATTTCTCCGCGCTGACCCCCTGGCCTATAACCGCCCTCTCCCCCGGCGCTATGGGCGTATACGCTTTTATTCCGTTCATGCAGTGTTACCACGCCGTGCTCTCGTTTTCACACACTCTGCAAGGCTCACTGAAAACCAATGGACAACTGGTCAATTTTGACAACGGTCTGGGATATACTGAAAAAGACTGGGGCTCCGGATTTCCGCGCGCCTATATCTGGGTTCAATGTCAGCATTTTCAGTCCGGGGATTGTTCGCTTATGGTGTCCATCGCGCATATCCCCTGGCTGAAACGCTATTTTCCGGGTTTTCTGGCCGCTTTGAGACATGGAAACCGGTTCTATGCGTTCACAACGTATAATGGAGCCAACCTGATAAAATGTCGGGGCGGCAAAAAGCAGATAGAATTTTCCATTCAGAAACACGACTATGAACTGGAGGTGCATGCCCGGCGCAGCGACGGCGGTCTTTTGCATGCTCCGGTCCGGGGACAGATGCGTCCCGCCGTCGAAGAAAGCCTGACCTCGTCCGTTTCATTAGAACTGCGGCGCAACAATAAAGCACTATTGCAAACAAGGGGAGAATTGGCAGGACTGGATGTATACGGAGATGTATCCTGCCTTTTCAAGTCATAAAACAGGGTGCAAGCTTATCCGATCCCCGATTGAGCGCAGTCCGACTATCTCAGCAGCTTGACCAGCTCTCCGCTGCTTACCGTGTCATTTAGAACCATTCCATTCAGCAGAGCAAGTTTTTCCTGCTCATCAGCAGGCACATTCCAGCGCGTCAAAACCTCGGATAATTTTGCGGTCTGGTTCACCTGCTGAATTTTGATAGATTGAGGTTTGACATCCAGTTTTTCAGGATCAGTTAGCCGATCAAAACTCACCATACTGTTTTCAAATTTAGATTGGTAAGATGAAAACAACGACCGACGTGTTATACCATGAAACACAAAGACTTGATTGTCCTTGCTGATATACATGGAAGATACCCGCAGGGTATCATTCTGTGACGGCACATCAATCAAAGATTTTCTTGCATCGAAATTATTGACGCGAACCGTTTCCGAGGTCACCAGCAATCCATCGGTCTGACGCATAAAAGCACTTTGAGCCGCCGCCGGCGATCTTTCCGAACTGACACCGAACAGGATATAGGCATCTTTTTCATCTGATGTGACCTGTACCTGGCGATTGCCGTTAATCACATTCCAGTTCCGGGGTACGGGAAAGGTGAACGACAAATCCGGATGATAAAATGTATTGCCCTGTACATATCCCTGGCGCGGATCATTGCCAAAGGGGATGCCGTTAATATGCTGCAAATAGGCTTTGCGGTTGAGGACAAACGTTTGCGACGGTGAATTTGCCTGTATCTCCCGGGCCTGGCGGCGCACCGTTTCCTGGCGGTCCTCCGGGTTTGGATGCGTAGAAAACCATTGCGGCAGCACACCCTGTGTTTCAGGCTGGGTCCGTTCCAAAACCCGGAAAAAATCAGCAATCGCAGTGCCATCGTATCCCATGCGGCTGGCATAGCGGACGCCGAGATCATCGGCCTGGCGCTCATCGTCGCGGGAAAACTTTAAAAACATCATCTGAACCCCCATCATGGCCACAGGCGCCCATTCGGCAAATTCTTCGGAAAACATGCTTCCCAGGTTCAAACCGACCTGAGCCAGCACCTGCTTGCTGTATTTTGCGGCCGAATGCCGGGCGCTGATATGTCCCAGTTCATGCCCCAGCACTCCGGCCATTTCAGCTTCATTGTTGAAATAAGCCAGAATCCCGCGCGTAAAATAGACATAACCGCCGGGGACAGCAAACGCGTTCATCACCGGGCTATCGAGAATCTTAAAGGAATAGTTCAAATCCGGACGATGAGTTGAGCGGGCCATTTTCTGTCCGATATCGGAAATGTATTCAACAAGCTCGCGATCATCATACATCCCATAT
This genomic window from candidate division KSB1 bacterium contains:
- a CDS encoding AI-2E family transporter, with translation MNSRYLAQAALFMLLLVISFMFFAMIRQFLLVIFLAGVFSGMARPMYTKLYRLLGQRRALSASLTLLLILLVILLPLLGLLGIVASQAIKISQSVAPWVQERLNSPDLFDNLLKGLPFQQTLQTYQVEIVQKAGQIVDSVSTFMINSLSAATMSTVNFIFLFFVFLYTLFFFLLDGEKLLRTILYYLPLPGKDENRMLARFTSVTRATIKGTFVIGMIQGGLGGLAFYITGMNSVLFWATCMTVLSIIPGVGSALIWGPAALLFAVSGKWLQAAGLTAFGILIIGMVDNFLRPVLVGRDTQMHQLLIFFSTLGGLSMFGLAGFIIGPIVAALFVTIWQIYGETFQHSLPEVPEKN
- a CDS encoding ATP-binding protein, producing the protein MNVETWLLLAGGLVVAPALWMWFRIRKRSIFQARLAVLFFILIIVPVLPLTWLASRFLSKSTEILTLPRVERALVSSLNVIRSQLNERGQRILREMTNTRVLPATLRAFDLDYFGIVEIQQDSVYLSEFESVHDDEDVPGHFSISTDFKDRLAYGHIEKIDTVSFFESYYVLPDSSIAFTGYRIPEEISGVVQDISTAHRQFSALSFLHQTFIEERIIGIVLVVFVLLLSSLSLALSRWIASGVSEPIRKLSKGMKLIAQGRLSHRVHIKAKGEMAFLVSTFNSMADELQEYRKQLKRMERATAWREIARQVSHEIKNPLTPIEISLYRLESSLSEEKSLNSDVAEALRIIKEEIACIRKITTEFSQFARMPLLEPARQSVSAIVRDSVQLFRNQQNEIDIRMDAQDEFVIEVDEQQLRRALHNLIKNALEASQTGDTVSVRIEKGGTGPNGVCIRVRDTGCGMDEAMMARIFEPDFTTKKEGSGIGLFLSEKIVCDHGGKLRVKSEKGTGTEFSMML
- a CDS encoding DUF58 domain-containing protein — its product is MANSNSKYKDILKPEAVSRLSNLNLIARLVVEGFITGLHRSPYHGFSVEFAEHRPYMAGDDTRHIDWKVYAKTDRYYVKQFEEETNLKSMILLDTSASMNYTSHTITKFEYSRYLAAALAYLMIKQRDAVGMVTFDETLQTIPAAPVCAFISEYLAAGNGRDRDRCGNQYRRDIACCLRTGYGGGV
- a CDS encoding MoxR family ATPase, translating into MIDKTRDDVRNVEQLQQAHQTIVEQIDKVIVGQRQIVNELLIALLSRGHCLLVGVPGLAKTLLISTVSRVLDLSFSRIQFTPDLMPSDITGTEVIEEDKSTGKKAFKFVRGPVFANIVLADEINRTPPKTQSALLQAMQEHEVSAAGETFQLTEPFFVLATQNPIEQEGTYPLPEAQLDRFMFNLWVDYPSEIEEREIVRLTTSELKADLQPVLHADEIIALQNLVRRVPVADAVIEYAVALVRRTRPSDTKAPDFVRDWINWGAGPRASQYLILGAKTRAILHGRTTPDIEDVNAVSRPVLRHRIVINFNAEAEGIDSTQIITKLIDGS
- the rlmN gene encoding 23S rRNA (adenine(2503)-C(2))-methyltransferase RlmN, coding for MNERTDIKSKQHLIGMTRSELEQFVLSLGEKKFRGRQIYQWIYQKDARSFDAMTDLSTNFRDTLPALAEIGHLTCLETRGTEETGSVKYLFRLSDGECVESVLIPDENRRTLCVSAQIGCALNCRFCATAKIGFHRNLTSGEIVDQLLYIKHATGKPITNVVYMGMGEPFQNYTAVIKAADLMSDPQGMATSPRRIVISTAGIADKIIQFTDEGQKYRLALSLNSPFQDERRELMPVTRQWNLDELLQAARYYTRISGNKLTFEYVLFAELNDTRKHALALKDILKSVNSKLNLIPYNAVDDQFKRPGPEKVDQFVQWLLPLKAGLSVRWSRGTDIKAACGQLAGEENQRKIQSGR
- a CDS encoding TIGR00725 family protein, with protein sequence MQRKPVIGVMGGSTVSSKVTREAYELGQQIAKNGWVLLNGGRDAGVMRASAEGAKSKNGLTLGILMGASKHQANPYIDIPICTNMGDARNVINVLSSDIIVACPGSAGTLSEIALALKNNKTVISLHTPVPSVIEEYESAGQFILVHSVSECIEEIEAWLNESQLKI
- a CDS encoding OsmC family protein codes for the protein MKRTAKAVWKGKGPQGSGVLSTQSKVLQDQAYSFKSRFEDKEGKQGTNPEELIAAAHAGCFAMALSAMLAEQDFTTESLHVEATLTLDKKGEGFEITGSHLSLEAQIPDIDNDTFQTVANQAKDGCPVSAVLNCEKTLTAILK
- a CDS encoding tocopherol cyclase family protein encodes the protein MFQTIKSIWSPDDFHETSKAPYFEGWFYRFTDAARRNTLAVIPGFYRSPESREHAFIMILNGRTRQTAYKKFPADQFRASGKSHHIAIGNNIFSHDKVHLELDVLSGALNFSALTPWPITALSPGAMGVYAFIPFMQCYHAVLSFSHTLQGSLKTNGQLVNFDNGLGYTEKDWGSGFPRAYIWVQCQHFQSGDCSLMVSIAHIPWLKRYFPGFLAALRHGNRFYAFTTYNGANLIKCRGGKKQIEFSIQKHDYELEVHARRSDGGLLHAPVRGQMRPAVEESLTSSVSLELRRNNKALLQTRGELAGLDVYGDVSCLFKS
- a CDS encoding M48 family metalloprotease gives rise to the protein MNTKLFWRTLSVVSVVLMIVLFLYCAINPVTGQRELMLISESGEAALGKETDKQVVQQYGMYDDRELVEYISDIGQKMARSTHRPDLNYSFKILDSPVMNAFAVPGGYVYFTRGILAYFNNEAEMAGVLGHELGHISARHSAAKYSKQVLAQVGLNLGSMFSEEFAEWAPVAMMGVQMMFLKFSRDDERQADDLGVRYASRMGYDGTAIADFFRVLERTQPETQGVLPQWFSTHPNPEDRQETVRRQAREIQANSPSQTFVLNRKAYLQHINGIPFGNDPRQGYVQGNTFYHPDLSFTFPVPRNWNVINGNRQVQVTSDEKDAYILFGVSSERSPAAAQSAFMRQTDGLLVTSETVRVNNFDARKSLIDVPSQNDTLRVSSMYISKDNQVFVFHGITRRSLFSSYQSKFENSMVSFDRLTDPEKLDVKPQSIKIQQVNQTAKLSEVLTRWNVPADEQEKLALLNGMVLNDTVSSGELVKLLR